ATCACGCACCATGCTCACTACGCAAAGGTCACAAGCACCTGGCCCGAGGTCACCGCATCACCGGACTTCACACGCACCTCCGCCACCGTACCAGCCCGTGGCGACGAGACATTTGTCTCCATCTTCATCGCCTCCAGCACCAGCAGCACATCATTCTGTGCCACCGTGTCACCGGCCTTGACCTTCACGTCCAGTACGTTCCCCGCAATCGGACTCGGAACATCCGCCCCGCCACCACCCCCAGAAAGTGCAGCAGCAGGTTTCGCTGCGCTCGGCTTCGGTGCCATAGGGGCCGTCGTCGGACGCCCAGCCGCAACCGCTGGCGCAGGAGCCGAAGCAGGTAACGCCCCGCCACCATCCTCCAGCACCTCGACATCCACGTCGTACGCTTTCCCATCGACCGTGATACGCAGTTTCATCATGATGCTTAACCCTGTTTTACTCGCCGCGCCTTCGCTGCGGCCGGTGTGAGGTCATGATCGAACGCCGTCCCTGCTGAGCCCAGGCACGATCACGACGCGCAACCAGCCGCACGCCATGAATCCTCGCCTGACGACCCAGCGCCGCCGTCGCCGCCGCAGTCAACACCGCGACCAACGCCCCATCAACCCCGCCCCCTGATGACGCTGCAACCACAGGCGTCGGCTCACGGGGAGGCGTAACGACAACCGCTGGAGCCTCCGCAAGAACACGCTGCATCAACGCCACCACCGTCATCAACATAAGCAGCGAGCCAAACACCACCCCCATACCCACCACCATCAGCAGCAGGCCGGTCTGGACCCCCCCAGTACTCGCCAGCATCAACACACTCATGCTTCGCTCGGCCTCACATTAAAGAGGAATCAGCCCGTGCTTCTTCTCAGGACGCAGTTCACGCTTGGTCACCAGCGAGTCTAACGCCATCGCCAGATAACGACGCGTTGCCGCCGGCTCAATCACCTCGTCCACCATCCGGCGACCACCCGCCACATAAGGCGTCGAGAACGTCTCTCGATACCGCTCAATCAGCTCCGCCCGCTTCGCAGCCGGATCATCCGCCGCGTCAATCTCACGCCGAAAGACCACACCCGCCGCACCCTCAGCACCCATCACCGCGATCTCGGCTGTCGGCCACGCCGCACAACGATCCGTCCCCAAATCCTTCCCGCTCATCGCCAGATACGCCCCCCCATAAGCCTTTCGCAGGATCACAGCGATCTTCGGCACCGTCGCCGCCGAATACACAAACAACATCTTCGCCCCGTGACGAATGATCCCACCATACTCCTGCTCCACACCCGGCATAAACCCAGGAACATCCACCAGCGTCACCAGCGGGATATTAAACGCATTGCAAAACCGGATGAACCGCGAACTCTTGTCCGACGCATCAATGTCCAGACACCCCGCCTTTACCTTCGGCTGATTGGCAATAATACCCACCGACCGGCCATTGATCCGCGCAAAGCAGATAATGATGTTCTGAGCATACGTCGCCTGAATCTCCAGATATTTCCCGCCATCGACAACACGCTTGATCACCTCATGCATGTCATACGCCTGTTTCGAGTTGTCCGGGATCAAATCGTTTAGCGACTCATCGAGACCCAGACTCTCCGCGGTCGGTGCCTCAGGCGCATCCTCAACATTGTTCGACGGCAGATAGCTCAGCAGGTCCTTGCAGATCGCCACCGCGTGCTCATCATCCTCCGCCACAAAGTGAACCACACCCGAATACGCCATCTGTGCCTCGGGGCCGCCCAGTTGCTCCGCCGTCACATCCTCGCCAGTGACCTGCTTGATCACCGACGGACCCGTTATGAACATCTGCGCTTTCTTCGTCTGAATGATGAAGTCCGTCAGCGCGGGCGCATACGCAGCACCACCCGCACACGGCCCGCAGATCAGCGAGATCTGCGGAACAACACCCGACAAGAGCACGTTGTGATAGAAAATCCGGCCATACGCCGCCAGACTGTCAATCCCCTCCTGGATCCGAGCCCCGCCCGAATCATTCACAAAAATAAACGGCGAACCCGTCTTCAGCGAGTCCTTCATCATCGCGACCACCTTGTCGCAGTGAACCTCGCCCGATGCCCCGCCCACCACCGTAAAATCCTGCGATGCCACATGCATCAGCCGACCATTGACCGTTCCACACCCCGTGATCACACCATCCGCCGGCAGGTCCTTCCCCTCCATCCCAAAGTGCGTGCAACGATGCTGCGCAAAACCGTACTGCTCCTGAAACGAACCCTCATCCAACAGCAGGTCCACGCGCTCACGCGCCGACAACTTCCCCGCCTTGTGCTGCTTCGCAATGCGATCAGCCCCGCCCATCTCCAGCAGCTTCTTCTTCCGCGACCGCAGCTCCTCAATACGCTCAGCGACCGTCATCCCTCGTCGTGCCGCACTCTCAGCCATGATCCAAATCCTTCCACAGGCTCAGTAGCCCGCGTTATTGCTTGCTATCAGTGCGCCTTGGGCTCACACAACTCCGTCAACACACCCTTCGACGCCTTGGGATGCAAAAACGCAATCTTCATCCCGTGCGCCCCGCTCCTCGGCGTCTCATCAATCAACCGAACCCCCTCCGCCTTGAGCTTCGCCAAACGCCCCTCCAGGTCCGTCACCTCATAAGCAACATGATGCAGACCCTCGCCCCGCTTCTCCAGAAAACCCGAGATCGGCGAGTCCTCACTCGTCGGCTCCAACAACTCCAGCCGCACATCACCCACCTTGAAAAATCCCACCCGAACCTTCTGCTCAGGAACCTCCTCAATCATCTCAAACTCAGCCCCCAACACCCCCTCGTAGTATGCCCGGTGATCCTCGATCGACCGCACCGCAATCCCAAGATGATTCACAGCTTTCGCGTCCAACATGTCACACCGACCTCTCGGATGCCGCCCCGGCCGATGACGACCAAAGCGGCCTGGCGGGTTCAGCCCGGGAACCGCCCGACGGCGGCTGGGCCTGTTATCGTCTGGAAAACGATCGTCAGACGACCACAAAGTCTTAATATAGTGATGGCCGGGCCATCGTGCAAACCCTCTCGCGCCCAAGACTCCCCGCTACAACTCAATCCGTGGGTCCACCCACGCATAAGCCACGTCCACCATCAGATTAAACAGCACCAGCATCGTCGAATACGTCAAAACCACCCCCAGAATCAAAAACTGATCCTTATTCAGAACAGCGTTCACGAAGTAGTCCCCCATCCCCGGAATCGCGAATACCTTCTCGATCACAAACGACCCCGTCATCACCGACGCCGCCGCAGGACCCATGAAACTCAGCACCGGCAAATACGCCACCTTCAACGCGTGCTTGAACAGAGCCCCCATATGACTCAGCCCCTTGGCCCGTGCCGTCCGCACAAAATCGCTGCTCATCACATCCGCCAGCCCAAGCCGCACCAGCCGTGCCACATACGCAGCCGGGAAAAATCCCAGCGCAATCGCCGGCAGCACCACATGCTCCGGCCGCCCCCACCCCCCCACCGGAAACCAGTCGAGCAACCCCGCAAACGCGATCAACAGAATCGACCCGGTCACAAAGTTCGGCAGACTCACCCCAATTAGCGCCACCGCCAGACTCGCCGAGTCCACCCATGTCCCCGGCTTGAGCGCTCCCACCACACCCGCCGTCGTCCCCAGAAACAACGCCACCGCCAACGCCGCCAAACCCAACCCGGCACTCACCGGCAGCGCCTGACCAATAATCGACGACACCCGCTGATCCGTGTACCGCAGCGACGGCCCGAAATCGGGCCACCCATACTGCTCACTCCCCACCGTCACGTTCTTCACGTAACTCGTCAAAAACGCCGTCGGGCTATGCAGGTTGTACTGCCGAGCCATCGCCTCCTGAACCTCAGGCGGAGGCCGCTGACCCTCCGGCCGCTCCAACGGATTCCCCGGCACCACCCACGCCAACACAAACGTCACCAGAAAGATGATCGCGAGGATCAACGGGATCTGCAGCAGCCGCATCAGGATCAGTCGAATCATTCCGACGCCTCCACCCAGATCTTGTCGAAACGCCACCGAGCCCAGGCATTCAAGGTAACCCCCTTCACACGCGCCTCGTCAAATAGATAAACCAGCTTGTAATGAAAGATTGGCGCAATCGGCTGCTCCGCGTTGAACACCGCCTCAGCCTCAGCCAGCTTCACAAACCGTGCCACAGGATCACGAATCAAGATCGCCTCATCCAACAGACCATCATGCTCCGCATTGACCCACTTCGCGTCATTGTTCCCATTGGTCGCCCGGTGCTTGTCGAGCCACGTCGTCGGGTCCATGTAATCACCAAACCAACCAGACCGCGCGATCGAAAAATCCCCACGATTCACACGATCTGAGAACGTCTGAGCCTCCACCCCCTCCGTATTCACCACCACACCCAGATCACGCTCCCACATCGCCGCAATCGCGATCGCAACCTCCTCATGCCCGCTTCCAGTGTTGTACAAAATCGATAGGCCATCCAGACCCTCACCGCCCGGATAACCGGCATCCTCAAGCAGCAATCGAGCCCCTTCCACGTCGTAGACAACACCCGTCTCCACCGGCGGGGTATATCCCTGCACCGCACCAGGCGGAACAAAACTCCGCGCAATCGGCTGGCTCATCCCCGTCACCTGAGTCACGATCTGCTCACGATCAATCCCCTTCGAAAGCGCCACACGAACCCGTGCATCAGCCAATGGATTCGGCGATCCGTCCGCACGCTCAGGCTGGCAGTTGAAGTTGTAAAAATAGGTCCCCGCCGCATTCACCGTGTGAACATCCGTCCGACGCTCATCCTGAACCAAACCCGCCGGCAACGACCCTAGTGAAGGTAGCGCAATCGAAATATCAGCCTCGCCAGCGTTGTACGCCAGAAACGCATTCTGCGGGTCCTCGATGATCTTCTCCATGATCGTCTCGCTACGAACCGATGCAGCATTCCAGTAGTTCGGGTTCTTCCGCAGCTTCAGATAGCGCTTAAAGACACTCTCCTCGATCATGTACGGACCACTCGCCACCACGCGCTCAGGATCACGCCAGTAAGCCGTATCCATCTGGCGCATCCCCGTGGCAGAGTTCAACGTCGTCTCGGCCTCGACACTCCCCCGATCAACCGGTGCAAACGTCGAGAAGCCCACCATCTGAAGGAAATAAGGCGTCGGTTCCTCGAGACGAACCACCAGCGTTCGATCATCAGGAGTCGATAAACCCACCGTCTCCGCAAACTGACGCTCTGCTTCCTCCCAAAGCAGCGCCGCAGCCTCCTCCGCCGCAGCACCCGCCTGACCACCCGCAGTGTTCCGCACCCGCGCATACTCCGCAATCTGATCAGTTCGCCACTGATAATAAGCTCGCACACCCGCGATCGGATACAGCAGCTT
This Phycisphaeraceae bacterium DNA region includes the following protein-coding sequences:
- a CDS encoding acyl-CoA carboxylase subunit beta, which encodes MAESAARRGMTVAERIEELRSRKKKLLEMGGADRIAKQHKAGKLSARERVDLLLDEGSFQEQYGFAQHRCTHFGMEGKDLPADGVITGCGTVNGRLMHVASQDFTVVGGASGEVHCDKVVAMMKDSLKTGSPFIFVNDSGGARIQEGIDSLAAYGRIFYHNVLLSGVVPQISLICGPCAGGAAYAPALTDFIIQTKKAQMFITGPSVIKQVTGEDVTAEQLGGPEAQMAYSGVVHFVAEDDEHAVAICKDLLSYLPSNNVEDAPEAPTAESLGLDESLNDLIPDNSKQAYDMHEVIKRVVDGGKYLEIQATYAQNIIICFARINGRSVGIIANQPKVKAGCLDIDASDKSSRFIRFCNAFNIPLVTLVDVPGFMPGVEQEYGGIIRHGAKMLFVYSAATVPKIAVILRKAYGGAYLAMSGKDLGTDRCAAWPTAEIAVMGAEGAAGVVFRREIDAADDPAAKRAELIERYRETFSTPYVAGGRRMVDEVIEPAATRRYLAMALDSLVTKRELRPEKKHGLIPL
- a CDS encoding OadG family protein, with translation MSVLMLASTGGVQTGLLLMVVGMGVVFGSLLMLMTVVALMQRVLAEAPAVVVTPPREPTPVVAASSGGGVDGALVAVLTAAATAALGRQARIHGVRLVARRDRAWAQQGRRSIMTSHRPQRRRGE
- the mce gene encoding methylmalonyl-CoA epimerase translates to MLDAKAVNHLGIAVRSIEDHRAYYEGVLGAEFEMIEEVPEQKVRVGFFKVGDVRLELLEPTSEDSPISGFLEKRGEGLHHVAYEVTDLEGRLAKLKAEGVRLIDETPRSGAHGMKIAFLHPKASKGVLTELCEPKAH
- a CDS encoding ABC transporter permease — protein: MIRLILMRLLQIPLILAIIFLVTFVLAWVVPGNPLERPEGQRPPPEVQEAMARQYNLHSPTAFLTSYVKNVTVGSEQYGWPDFGPSLRYTDQRVSSIIGQALPVSAGLGLAALAVALFLGTTAGVVGALKPGTWVDSASLAVALIGVSLPNFVTGSILLIAFAGLLDWFPVGGWGRPEHVVLPAIALGFFPAAYVARLVRLGLADVMSSDFVRTARAKGLSHMGALFKHALKVAYLPVLSFMGPAAASVMTGSFVIEKVFAIPGMGDYFVNAVLNKDQFLILGVVLTYSTMLVLFNLMVDVAYAWVDPRIEL
- a CDS encoding biotin/lipoyl-containing protein; the encoded protein is MMKLRITVDGKAYDVDVEVLEDGGGALPASAPAPAVAAGRPTTAPMAPKPSAAKPAAALSGGGGGADVPSPIAGNVLDVKVKAGDTVAQNDVLLVLEAMKMETNVSSPRAGTVAEVRVKSGDAVTSGQVLVTFA
- a CDS encoding peptide ABC transporter substrate-binding protein — translated: MRCGWMKMMRSLVVGLLVLAVAGCGERPREADLIYISAVAHITLDPQKMSWSHDIRVASMLYEPLVRVDFATGAVEPAAAASWEVSEDRMTYTFTLREDARWSNGDSVTSGDFVYAWQRAMLPDTGAEYAKLLYPIAGVRAYYQWRTDQIAEYARVRNTAGGQAGAAAEEAAALLWEEAERQFAETVGLSTPDDRTLVVRLEEPTPYFLQMVGFSTFAPVDRGSVEAETTLNSATGMRQMDTAYWRDPERVVASGPYMIEESVFKRYLKLRKNPNYWNAASVRSETIMEKIIEDPQNAFLAYNAGEADISIALPSLGSLPAGLVQDERRTDVHTVNAAGTYFYNFNCQPERADGSPNPLADARVRVALSKGIDREQIVTQVTGMSQPIARSFVPPGAVQGYTPPVETGVVYDVEGARLLLEDAGYPGGEGLDGLSILYNTGSGHEEVAIAIAAMWERDLGVVVNTEGVEAQTFSDRVNRGDFSIARSGWFGDYMDPTTWLDKHRATNGNNDAKWVNAEHDGLLDEAILIRDPVARFVKLAEAEAVFNAEQPIAPIFHYKLVYLFDEARVKGVTLNAWARWRFDKIWVEASE